One Nerophis lumbriciformis linkage group LG19, RoL_Nlum_v2.1, whole genome shotgun sequence DNA segment encodes these proteins:
- the LOC133618633 gene encoding CYFIP-related Rac1 interactor B-like, producing MGNLIKVLSRDIDNSGGNFFLDFENAQPSSTEKAVWEKVNRVLTEAQVVLDGLQGYTGAGEEIRQAIQSPNEEGVQEKAWSAVLPLVTKLKNFYEFSHKLEGSLRCLLDVLTSPDAPPTQQLEHKQALARQFALILHFTLRFDELKMTIPAIQNDFSYYRRTISRMRINNVWADADNEVNNELANRMSLFYASATPMLKTLSDGTSKFVSDNPNVPVENTTDCLSTMACVCKVMLETPEYRSRFTSDETVLFCLRVMVGVIILYDHVHPAGAFVKTSNIDMKGCIRLLQEQPASSVEGLLNALRYTTKHLNEDTTPKHIRNMLQSEQRF from the exons ATGGGGAACTTGATCAAAGTGCTGAGCAGAGACATCGACAACAGTGGAGGAAACTTCTTTTTAGACTTTGAGA ATGCTCAGCCATCATCCACAGAGAAGGCGGTGTGGGAGAAGGTGAACCGGGTGCTGACGGAAGCTCAGGTCGTCCTGGACGGGTTGCAGGGCTACACTGGTGCGGGGGAGGAAATCAGACAG GCCATTCAGAGCCCCAATGAGGAGGGGGTACAGGAGAAGGCGTGGTCTGCTGTTCTTCCTCTGGTCACCAAACTGAAGAATTTCTATGAGTTTTCTCACAAGCTTG AGGGCAGTCTGAGGTGTCTCCTGGACGTCCTCACCAGTCCTGATGCTCCGCCCACTCAGCAGCTGGAGCACAAACAGGCTCTGGCTCGTCAATTTGCCCTCATCCTTCATTTCACGCTACGCTTCGACGAGCTCAAG ATGACCATACCCGCCATCCAGAATGACTTCAGCTACTACAGGCGTACAATCAGTCGCATGCGTATCAACAACGTGTGG GCGGATGCAGATAACGAGGTCAACAACGAGCTGGCCAATCGAATGTCTTTGTTCTACGCCAGTGCCACGCCTATGTTGAAGACCCTGAGCGACGGCACCTCAAAGTTTGTCTCTGAT AACCCTAATGTTCCTGTTGAGAACACCACAGACTGTCTAAGCACCATGGCCTGTGTTTGTAAAGTCATGCTGGAAACACC AGAGTACAGAAGTCGTTTTACAAGCGATGAGACGGTCTTGTTCTGTCTGCGTGTGATGGTTGGTGTCATCATCCTCTATGACCACGTGCACCCAGCCGGCGCCTTTGTCAAGACATCCAACATTGAC ATGAAAGGATGCATTCGCCTGCTGCAGGAGCAGCCGGCAAGCAGCGTGGAGGGTTTACTGAACGCTCTCAG GTACACAACTAAACACCTGAACGAGGACACCACTCCCAAGCACATAAGGAACATGTTGCAAAGTGAACAAAGGTTTTGA
- the LOC133618631 gene encoding transcriptional regulator Myc-B-like, whose translation MPYYSLDDEEDLLLGPDKEIWKKFEPLSSSHSSSATAWDLLDQDRPSSVFLQSYVIHDCMWSSSFGAADKLKKAVSQNWVALQARHDSTSSTSDSASKCQGQVPQMKTSRALDFLTTTMTCINPSEVLPYSTLHRRQDVTKAAGPGANICPSEEPVEEDKEDKMPLSNVNIQQHHYAPPQQTRIRSQSTFAPYCGKDRQKSAKVIGRQCRKELNRSFLALKAHVPDLVPGRRNPKAAILKRATEVIMAVQADEKMLLARKETLIARRWELKHRLKQLDS comes from the exons ATG CCTTACTATTCCCTGGATGACGAGGAAGACCTGCTGTTGGGCCCTGATAAGGAAATCTGGAAGAAGTTTGAGCCGCTGTCATCTAGCCATTCATCATCGGCGACGGCATGGGACCTGCTGGACCAGGACCGTCCGTCTTCCGTCTTCCTTCAGTCCTATGTCATCCACGACTGCATGTGGAGCAGCAGCTTTGGCGCCGCCGATAAGTTGAAGAAGGCGGTGTCTCAGAATTGGGTGGCTCTGCAAGCGCGTCATGACTCCACCTCGTCTACTAGTGACAGTGCTAGCAAATGTCAGGGCCAGGTCCCCCAGATGAAGACAAGCCGCGCACTGGACTTTCTGACAACCACGATGACCTGCATCAACCCCTCAGAGGTTCTTCCGTACTCAACGCTCCACAGGAGACAGGATGTGACCAAAGCGGCGGGACCAGGGGCCAACATCTGCCCATCAG AAGAACCTGTGGAGGAAGACAAGGAGGACAAGATGCCGCTTTCCAATGTCAACATCCAACAGCACCACTACGCCCCCCCGCAGCAGACTCGAATTAGGAGTCAGAGCACATTTGCACCTTATTGCGGCAAGGACAGACAGAAGAGTGCCAAAGTGATTGGGCGCCAATGCAGAAAGGAGCTGAATAGGAGCTTCTTGGCACTGAAGGCGCATGTCCCGGACTTAGTCCCAGGCCGCAGAAACCCAAAGGCAGCCATCCTAAAAAGAGCAACAGAGGTGATCATGGCGGTCCAAGCGGACGAGAAGATGCTTTTGGCCAGGAAGGAAACGCTTATAGCAAGGAGGTGGGAGTTGAAGCACAGACTGAAACAACTCGACTCTTAA
- the vcpip1 gene encoding deubiquitinating protein VCPIP1: protein MSLPQSSKKKDKRILSATCPDPKCRASLFFPAHGSVSIECTECGQRHEQKNLLNVQEVTDPDVVLHNLLRNALLGVTGAPKKGTELVKVMGLSNYHCKLLSPVLTRYGMDKQTGRAKLLKDMNQGEMFDCSLLGDRAFLIEPDKVSTMGYGKDRSGSLIYLHDTLEEVKRANGNRECLIPVHVDGDGHCLVHAVSRALVGRELFWHALRENLKQNFKQNLDRYKALFQDFIDAAEWEDIINECDPLFIPPEGVPLGLRNIHIFGLANVLHRPIILLDSLSGMRSSGDYSATFLPGLVVEEQCRAKDGKLNKPICIAWSSSGRNHYIPLVGIKNTVLPRLPAHLLPKAWGIPQQLIRKYIKLEADGSCVIGGDRSLQDKYVMRLVGAMEEVFMEKHSIHPALVADMHQWVYRRTGVIGIQPEEVTEAARKSVVENRLHRCLICGALAELHVPADWLGPGGKLYNLAKSTHGQLRPDKNYSFPLNNIVCSYDPQSDALIPDYKLSSLNTCNWCHGTSVRHVSGDGLVVYLDGDRTNTRSQGGKCGCGFKHFWEGKEYDNLPEAFPITLEWGGRVVRETVHWFQYENDPTLNSNVYDVAMKLVTKHFPGEFGSEILVQKVVNTILHHTAKKNPDEYNPVAINGAHVQRLTDTAESQSAPDLPTKIILTGQKAKTLHKEELTMSRAERNLQQSISEQASVTQRRRTERIKQDQKDRGRPTSPGGSPETAASSSAPTTPAKSSAAPASSSSEKKIRVSTSDGRMATLTLQARTSFSELRGSIAEHFGVPPTRQCIRYGFPPKELLPPGTSEENEPVALQHGDRVTLEILRGPGDKKPPPPGPGASASHMAKSQDTVAKTSGRDLQDSIDLEMSSLCLLATLMGEDVWSYAKKLPHLFQKGGVFYNIVKKDMGLMDGKHCTLPHLTGRTFVYNATEERVELCVDSAGHFAVAADVEERVKEAQMQLRSEVTSRGSREGSPSHGVLRLGSGGVVRKKEPLHAVTAFQGKGHSLGSRGSSPPEHRPITRQHSSGVDLSASVSRGPPNLSDIPEDATRELVRMAPGFVTMKDGRSLDPALMEQQRRKLQEMVSSIQASMERHLRQQQRGGASLQRTVGDREEEEAATAPVSCKPEEEQMESQDGHEGEPMDHS, encoded by the exons ATGTCGCTGCCGCAGAGCTCCAAGAAGAAAGACAAACGTATTTTGTCCGCCACCTGTCCGGACCCCAAGTGTCGGGCTAGCCTCTTCTTCCCCGCTCACGGCTCAGTTAGCATCGAGTGCACCGAGTGTGGTCAGAGGCACGAACAGAAGAATCTCCTTAATGTCCAGGAGGTGACCGATCCAGATGTGGTGCTCCACAACCTGCTCAGAAACGCCCTGTTGGGCGTCACGGGCGCTCCGAAGAAAGGCACCGAGCTGGTGAAGGTGATGGGGCTGTCCAACTACCACTGCAAGCTACTGTCTCCGGTTCTAACACGCTACGGCATGGATAAACAAACCGGCAGAGCCAAGCTGCTGAAGGACATGAACCAAGGGGAGATGTTTGACTGCTCCCTGCTGGGGGACCGGGCCTTTCTGATCGAACCAGACAAGGTGTCCACAATGGGCTATGGCAAAGACCGCTCAGGTAGCCTCATTTACCTCCATGACACCCTGGAAGAGGTCAAGAGAGCCAACGGCAACAGGGAATGTCTCATTCCCGTCCATGTCGATGGAGACGGCCACTGCCTGGTCCACGCCGTGTCCAGGGCGCTGGTGGGTCGAGAGCTGTTCTGGCACGCCTTGCGTGAGAACCTGAAGCAGAATTTCAAGCAAAACCTGGACCGCTACAAGGCCCTGTTTCAGGATTTCATTGACGCTGCCGAGTGGGAGGACATCATCAATGAGTGCGACCCTCTGTTCATCCCGCCTGAAGGCGTCCCCCTGGGACTTCGCAACATCCATATTTTTGGACTGGCCAATGTCCTACACAGGCCCATCATCTTGCTGGATTCTCTGAGTGGTATGAGGAGCTCTGGAGATTATTCAGCCACCTTCCTGCCCGGCCTTGTTGTAGAGGAGCAGTGCAGGGCCAAAGACGGGAAGCTCAACAAACCCATCTGCATCGCCTGGAGCAGCTCTGGCCGGAATCACTACATCCCGCTGGTGGGAATCAAAAACACAGTGCTTCCCAGGCTGCCGGCTCATCTGCTTCCCAAGGCCTGGGGCATCCCCCAGCAGCTCATCAGGAAGTACATCAAGCTGGAGGCGGACGGGAGCTGCGTGATCGGCGGCGACCGCAGCCTGCAAGACAAATATGTGATGCGTTTGGTGGGTGCCATGGAAGAGGTGTTCATGGAGAAGCACAGCATCCACCCAGCACTGGTGGCCGACATGCACCAGTGGGTCTACCGGCGCACTGGCGTCATCGGCATTCAGCCTGAGGAGGTGACTGAGGCGGCCAGGAAGTCGGTGGTGGAGAACCGCTTGCACCGCTGCCTGATCTGTGGTGCCCTCGCCGAGCTGCACGTGCCGGCCGACTGGCTGGGGCCCGGCGGGAAGCTCTACAATTTGGCCAAGTCCACGCATGGCCAGCTGCGACCCGACAAGAACTACAGCTTTCCGCTCAACAACATTGTGTGCTCTTACGACCCCCAAAGCGACGCCCTCATCCCTGACTACAAACTGAGTTCCCTTAACACCTGCAATTGGTGCCACGGAACGTCGGTCCGCCACGTCAGCGGGGATGGCCTTGTTGTCTACCTGGACGGTGACAGAACCAACACCCGCTCCCAAGGTGGCAAATGCGGCTGCGGCTTTAAGCACTTCTGGGAAGGGAAGGAGTACGATAACCTCCCAGAAGCCTTCCCCATCACGCTGGAGTGGGGAGGTCGGGTAGTCCGGGAGACTGTGCACTGGTTCCAGTACGAGAATGACCCCACGTTGAACAGCAATGTGTATGACGTGGCCATGAAGCTGGTCACCAAGCACTTCCCGGGCGAGTTTGGCAGCGAGATCCTGGTGCAGAAAGTGGTCAACACTATCCTGCATCACACCGCCAAGAAGAACCCGGATGAGTACAACCCGGTGGCCATCAACGGTGCCCACGTCCAGCGACTAACTGACACCGCAGAAAGCCAGTCAGCGCCGGACCTGCCCACCAAGATCATCCTGACGGGTCAGAAGGCCAAGACGCTCCACAAAGAGGAGCTGACCATGAGCCGGGCTGAGCGCAACCTTCAGCAGAGCATCAGCGAGCAGGCCTCGGTCACACAACGCCGCAGGACAGAGCGGATCAAGCAGGATCAGAAGGACCGCGGCCGGCCCACGTCTCCCGGCGGATCTCCAGAAACCGCCGCCTCGTCCTCGGCGCCGACCACGCCAGCTAAGTCGTCCGCCGCCcctgcctcgtcctccagtgagaaGAAGATCCGCGTGAGCACCAGCGACGGCAGAATGGCCACGTTGACCCTGCAAGCCCGCACATCTTTCTCAGAACTCCGGGGCAGCATCGCCGAGCACTTTGGCGTGCCGCCCACCCGGCAGTGCATCCGCTACGGCTTCCCTCCCAAAGAGCTGCTGCCGCCCGGCACCAGCGAAGAGAACGAACCAGTCGCGCTGCAGCACGGCGACCGAGTGACGCTGGAGATATTGAGGGGCCCTGGCGACAAGAAACCCCCGCCACCCGGCCCCGGGGCATCTGCCTCGCACATGGCAAAGAGCCAGGACACCGTGGCGAAGACGAGCGGCCGCGATCTTCAGGACAGCATCGACCTTGAGATGTCATCGCTCTGTCTCCTAGCGACCTTGATGG GTGAGGACGTATGGTCGTACGCTAAGAAGCTGCCTCACTTGTTCCAGAAGGGCGGCGTCTTCTACAACATCGTCAAGAAGGACATGG GATTGATGGACGGGAAGCACTGCACGCTGCCTCATCTGACGGGCCGGACCTTTGTGTACAACGCGACAGAAGAGCGCGTGGAGCTGTGCGTGGACAGCGCTGGTCACTTTGCGGTGGCCGCCGACGTGGAGGAGCGCGTGAAGGAGGCGCAGATGCAGCTGCGTTCGGAGGTGACCTCCAGGGGCAGCAGAGAGGGAAGCCCGTCGCATGGTGTGCTGCGGTTGGGCAGCGGTGGCGTGGTGCGTAAGAAGGAGCCACTGCATGCCGTCACTGCGTTCCAGGGCAAAGGTCACTCGCTTGGCAGCAGAGGCTCCTCCCCTCCTGAGCACCGGCCAATCACTCGCCAGCACAGCAGCGGCGTGGATCTCAGTGCCAGTGTGTCTCGCGGCCCGCCCAACTTATCGGACATCCCCGAGGATGCCACCAGGGAGCTGGTGCGCATGGCACCAGGCTTTGTGACGATGAAAGACGGCCGCAGCCTGGACCCTGCCCTCATGGAGCAGCAGCGCAGGAAGCTGCAGGAGATGGTCTCCTCCATCCAGGCGTCCATGGAACGTCACCTGCGCCAGCAGCAGAGGGGCGGGGCCAGCCTCCAGCGGACGGTTGGCGACAGGGAGGAGGAGGAAGCTGCAACCGCTCCGGTGTCGTGCAAACCGGAAGAGGAGCAGATGGAGAGCCAGGATGGACATGAGGGTGAACCTATGGACCACTCCTGA
- the dusp28 gene encoding dual specificity phosphatase 28: MLQLCQVTSALFISNAHSACSAEFIQQKAVTLCINVTRQQPFPDCGVAIMRIPVLDEPSEDLYVHFDACADAIQKEAQRGGCSVVYCKNGRSRSAAVCIAYLMKYRRAALADALQEVKAARHVIDPNPGFLAQLQRYEDELRRRRESK; encoded by the exons ATGCTGCAGCTGTGTCAGGTGACTAGCGCACTCTTCATCAGTAACGCCCACTCAGCCTGTAGCGCCGAGTTCATCCAGCAAAAAGCGGTGACGCTCTGCATCAACGTCACCAGGCAGCAGCCGTTCCCCGACTGCGGCGTCGCCATCATGCGCATTCCGGTCTTGGACGAGCCCAGTGAGGACCTCTACGTTCACTTTGACGCATGTGCGGACGCCATCCAGAAGGAGGCTCAACGTGGAGGATGCAGCGTGGTCTACTGCAAGAACGGACGCAGCCGCTCGGCCGCTGTCTGCATCGCATACCTGATGAAGTATCGGCGGGCAGCGCTGGCGGACGCGCTGCAG GAAGTGAAGGCAGCCCGTCACGTGATTGATCCTAATCCCGGCTTTCTGGCTCAGCTGCAGCGATACGAAGACGAGCTGAGGAGGAGACGAGAATCCAAGTAA
- the proca gene encoding vitamin K-dependent protein C yields MSRLAFCVCVAVAMWAESTLSRSVFSDPPKAHMLLRSRRANSFLEELKPPSMERECVEETCNFEEAIEIFKTREATLEFWTKYSDGNQCETHKCEHGTCVDMFKDYACRCNPGYEGKYCDYLQTATNCSVNNGDCDHECSESGNGTKRTCSCVIDYTLHDDDRKCVPKGARSCGQLLIGRSSYSKPVDGLMPWMVGGEVGKKGESPWQVLVQNAKGRFHCGGVLIDESWVLTAAHCLDNNLRLRVRLGDYERFRNEGTEVTLPVVEAFKHPDYDSVTVDNDIALLRLESPAPFSEYVLPACLPSRQLAENVLHRNGTPTVVTGWGKDSIDSVRFSSALNVIRVPLVSRDVCAGLMSHNITDNVLCGGILGQRIDACEGDSGGPMVTLHADTWFLVGLVSWGEGCGREDKLGIYTKVSNYNEWINTVRENWDKRGHPPEP; encoded by the exons ATGAGTCGCCTCGCCTTCTGCGTGTGCGTCGCGGTCGCCATGTGGGCGGAGTCTACACTAAGTCGGTCAG TCTTTTCAGACCCTCCAAAGGCGCATATGTTGTTGCGGTCCCGCCGCGCCAACTCCTTCTTGGAGGAGCTGAAGCCTCCTTCAATGGAGCGTGAGTGTGTTGAGGAGACCTGTAACTTTGAGGAGGCCATCGAGATCTTCAAGACCAGAGAGGCCACA CTGGAGTTCTGGACCAAGTACTCAG ACGGGAACCAGTGTGAAACCCACAAGTGTGAGCACGGAACATGCGTGGACATGTTCAAAGACTATGCCTGCCGCTGTAACCCCGGATACGAGGGGAAGTACTGTGACTACC TTCAAACGGCGACAAACTGCAGTGTGAACAATGGCGACTGTGACCACGAGTGTTCCGAGAGCGGGAACGGCACTAAGAGGACGTGCAGCTGCGTGATTGACTACACGCTGCACGACGACGACAGGAAGTGCGTCCCTAAAG GGGCGAGGTCTTGCGGTCAGCTCCTGATAGGCCGCTCATCCTACTCCAAGCCCGTAGATGGCCTCATGCCCTGGATGGTGGGTGGCGAGGTGGGCAAGAAGGGTGAGAGTCCTTGGCAG GTGTTAGTCCAGAACGCCAAAGGACGCTTTCATTGCGGTGGCGTGCTCATTGACGAGAGTTGGGTCCTGACGGCGGCGCACTGCCTTGACAACAATCTGCGCCTGCGAGTGCGACTCG GTGACTACGAGCGTTTCCGCAATGAGGGCACTGAGGTGACTTTGCCAGTCGTCGAGGCCTTCAAGCACCCCGACTATGACAGCGTGACAGTGGACAACGACATCGCCCTGCTGCGCCTGGAAAGCCCCGCCCCTTTCTCGGAGTACGTCCTGCCAGCGTGCTTGCCGAGTCGTCAGCTGGCCGAGAACGTGCTTCACCGCAACGGGACGCCCACTGTGGTGACGGGTTGGGGCAAGGATAGCATTGACAGCGTCCGCTTCAGCTCGGCACTCAACGTCATCCGAGTGCCACTGGTCAGCCGCGACGTGTGCGCCGGTCTCATGTCGCACAACATTACCGACAATGTGCTGTGCGGCGGCATCCTAGGCCAGCGTATCGACGCCTGCGAGGGCGACAGCGGCGGTCCCATGGTGACGCTCCACGCTGACACTTGGTTCCTGGTGGGCTTGGTCTCGTGGGGTGAGGGCTGTGGCCGCGAGGACAAGCTGGGCATCTACACCAAAGTGTCCAACTACAATGAGTGGATCAACACCGTGCGTGAAAACTGGGACAAAAGGGGACACCCTCCAGAACCCTGA